Proteins from one Roseofilum reptotaenium CS-1145 genomic window:
- a CDS encoding type II toxin-antitoxin system HicA family toxin has product MPKKIRELKQILQKAGFTLLSKRGKGSHSYWVHPLLHNALILSGKDSQDAKPYQEKDIRATIQEIEQLEQEEDL; this is encoded by the coding sequence ATGCCTAAAAAAATAAGAGAACTCAAGCAGATACTACAAAAAGCAGGATTTACTCTCTTATCCAAGCGTGGAAAAGGCAGTCATTCCTATTGGGTTCATCCTCTTTTGCACAATGCCCTCATTCTTTCTGGTAAAGATAGCCAAGATGCCAAACCTTATCAAGAAAAAGATATTAGAGCAACGATCCAAGAAATAGAACAATTAGAACAAGAGGAAGACTTATGA
- a CDS encoding type II toxin-antitoxin system HicB family antitoxin, whose translation MKYSIIIQWSEEDNAYIASLPEWGKYARTHGNTYEEALQKAKEVLEDLIDSYHQNNRPLPPPQVLTLAM comes from the coding sequence ATGAAATATAGTATTATCATTCAATGGTCTGAAGAAGATAACGCTTATATTGCTAGCTTACCTGAATGGGGCAAATATGCTCGAACTCATGGCAATACTTATGAAGAAGCCTTACAAAAGGCGAAGGAAGTGTTAGAAGACTTAATTGATAGCTATCATCAGAATAATAGACCTTTACCCCCTCCACAAGTTCTCACACTCGCTATGTAG
- the nadA gene encoding quinolinate synthase NadA, whose protein sequence is MFTAVSSPTHVSELPDDLFEAIATLKRELNAIVLAHYYQDPDIQDIADYIGDSLGLSRKAANTDAEVIVFAGVHFMAETAKILNPNKLVLLPDLDAGCSLADSCPPDAFAAFKAQNPDHLVISYINCTAEIKAMSDIICTSSNAVQIVEQIPTHQPIIFAPDRNLGRYVMEQTGRDLLLWDGSCIVHETFSEKKIVQLKVQHPEAEIIAHPECEPPVLRHADHIGSTTALLQYAQTSHSPAFIVATEPGIIHQMQKEAPHKQFIPAPPMNNCACNECPHMRLNTLEKLYLAMKYRTPEITLPEAIQVAALRPIQRMLKMT, encoded by the coding sequence TTGTTTACTGCTGTTTCCTCCCCCACTCACGTCTCTGAACTTCCCGACGACCTCTTTGAGGCGATCGCCACTCTCAAGCGAGAACTCAACGCTATTGTCTTGGCCCACTACTACCAAGACCCCGATATTCAGGACATTGCCGACTATATCGGTGACTCCCTTGGCCTATCCCGCAAAGCGGCAAATACTGACGCAGAAGTCATTGTCTTTGCTGGGGTTCACTTTATGGCCGAAACTGCCAAAATTCTTAACCCCAATAAATTGGTGCTTTTACCAGATCTCGATGCGGGTTGCTCCCTAGCCGATAGTTGTCCACCTGATGCCTTTGCTGCATTTAAGGCCCAAAATCCAGATCATTTGGTAATCTCCTACATTAACTGTACGGCCGAAATTAAGGCTATGAGCGATATTATCTGCACCAGTTCCAACGCTGTCCAGATAGTTGAGCAAATTCCCACCCATCAACCCATCATCTTTGCACCCGATCGCAACTTAGGACGTTATGTCATGGAGCAAACCGGACGGGATCTCCTCCTTTGGGATGGTAGTTGCATCGTCCATGAAACTTTTTCCGAAAAGAAAATCGTGCAACTGAAAGTGCAGCATCCCGAAGCCGAAATCATCGCCCATCCAGAATGCGAACCTCCCGTACTCCGCCATGCCGATCATATTGGTTCCACCACTGCTTTACTCCAATATGCCCAAACCAGTCACAGTCCAGCCTTTATTGTGGCTACTGAACCGGGAATTATCCATCAAATGCAGAAAGAAGCACCCCATAAACAATTCATTCCTGCACCACCGATGAATAATTGTGCTTGTAATGAATGTCCTCATATGCGCCTGAATACCTTAGAAAAATTGTACTTGGCGATGAAATACCGGACTCCAGAAATTACCCTACCCGAAGCGATTCAGGTAGCCGCTTTACGTCCCATTCAAAGAATGTTAAAGATGACGTAA
- the aroF gene encoding 3-deoxy-7-phosphoheptulonate synthase, with translation MIVVMKSGTPTAEIDRVSDELGTWGLAPEKIVGQHKVVIGLVGDTADLDRERIQELSPWIELVLRVEQPFKRASREYRHGQASDVVVSTPQGDVPFGESHPIVVVAGPCSVETEEMIIETALRVKAAGAKFLRGGAYKPRTSPYSFQGHGESALGLLAAARDKSGLGIITEIMDTADLDAVAEVADVIQIGARNMQNFALLKKVGAQDKPVLLKRGMSATIQEWLMAAEYILAGGNSQVILCERGIRTFDRQYTRNTLDLSVVPVLRTLTHLPVMIDPSHGTGWSQHVPAMAKGAIAVGADALMIEVHPSPSKALSDGPQSLTPDEFDELMKELAAIGKTVDRWSIPETILA, from the coding sequence ATGATTGTAGTAATGAAAAGCGGTACACCAACCGCAGAAATTGACCGAGTCAGTGATGAACTGGGAACTTGGGGCCTAGCACCAGAAAAAATAGTGGGCCAGCACAAGGTGGTCATTGGTTTAGTTGGGGATACAGCAGATTTAGACCGGGAGAGAATTCAAGAATTGAGTCCTTGGATTGAATTAGTATTGCGTGTCGAACAACCCTTTAAGCGTGCCAGTCGTGAATATCGTCATGGTCAAGCCTCGGATGTGGTAGTTTCTACGCCTCAAGGTGATGTTCCCTTTGGCGAAAGTCATCCTATCGTTGTAGTTGCTGGCCCTTGTTCAGTGGAGACGGAGGAGATGATCATTGAAACGGCCTTGCGAGTTAAGGCCGCAGGAGCTAAGTTTCTGCGCGGTGGCGCTTATAAACCGAGAACTTCACCTTATTCGTTCCAAGGCCATGGAGAAAGTGCCCTAGGGCTACTGGCCGCAGCACGGGACAAGAGCGGCTTAGGTATTATTACAGAAATTATGGATACGGCCGATCTGGATGCAGTGGCAGAAGTGGCTGATGTGATTCAGATTGGTGCCAGAAATATGCAAAATTTTGCCTTGCTGAAGAAAGTCGGAGCGCAGGATAAGCCGGTTTTACTCAAGCGAGGAATGTCCGCAACCATTCAGGAATGGCTAATGGCGGCTGAGTATATTTTGGCTGGGGGAAATTCTCAAGTGATCTTGTGTGAGCGGGGAATTCGCACGTTTGACCGTCAATACACCCGCAATACCTTGGATCTGTCTGTAGTTCCGGTCTTGCGGACGCTGACCCATTTACCTGTGATGATTGACCCGTCCCATGGTACAGGCTGGTCTCAGCATGTACCTGCGATGGCGAAAGGAGCGATCGCCGTAGGAGCCGATGCCTTAATGATTGAAGTTCATCCCAGCCCCTCGAAAGCACTCTCGGATGGACCTCAGTCCCTCACCCCGGATGAGTTCGATGAACTGATGAAAGAATTGGCGGCGATCGGTAAAACGGTCGATCGCTGGTCTATCCCAGAAACCATTCTTGCTTAA
- a CDS encoding PAM68 family protein, whose product MSPEPDQKGESVAKERLPFEPKTSRKKNRSTPSSSSRESKSSQGSQKRTPIRQEDRVIPEAVSKRMIKRMALLSGVPTALGVLTFAISYWILTQTEFDLPHIAVVLVSMGFFGLGVLGLSYGVLSASWDENRVGTLLGWQDFTQNLGRTIAAWRSVKQDKYSE is encoded by the coding sequence ATGTCCCCTGAACCCGATCAAAAGGGTGAGTCGGTGGCTAAGGAACGATTGCCTTTCGAGCCAAAAACCAGCCGTAAAAAAAATCGTTCTACCCCTTCATCCTCCTCCAGGGAATCAAAGTCCTCTCAAGGATCGCAGAAAAGAACCCCAATTCGTCAAGAAGACCGGGTGATCCCCGAAGCTGTAAGTAAGCGGATGATTAAGCGCATGGCTTTGTTGTCTGGTGTACCTACTGCCCTAGGTGTGTTAACGTTTGCGATTAGCTATTGGATTTTGACCCAAACAGAGTTTGATTTACCTCATATTGCCGTGGTGTTGGTGAGTATGGGTTTTTTTGGCCTGGGTGTCCTCGGTTTAAGTTATGGGGTACTCTCGGCCTCTTGGGATGAAAATCGAGTAGGGACTCTGCTCGGTTGGCAGGACTTTACCCAAAATTTAGGTAGAACGATCGCCGCGTGGCGATCGGTCAAACAAGATAAGTATTCAGAATGA
- the rpsO gene encoding 30S ribosomal protein S15 → MSLTQTKKHQIMAEYQVHETDTGSADLQVAVLTERINRLSAHLKSNKKDYASQRGLMKMIGQRKRLLGYINTQDQDRYKALISRLSIRG, encoded by the coding sequence ATGAGTCTCACACAAACCAAAAAACATCAAATAATGGCTGAGTACCAGGTTCACGAAACCGATACCGGTTCAGCGGATCTGCAAGTAGCTGTTTTGACTGAGCGGATTAACCGTTTAAGTGCCCACTTAAAATCGAATAAGAAAGACTACGCTTCTCAGCGAGGCCTGATGAAAATGATTGGTCAGCGCAAGCGTTTGTTAGGTTACATTAACACACAAGACCAAGACCGTTACAAAGCGTTAATTAGTCGTTTGAGTATCCGAGGCTAG
- a CDS encoding sulfotransferase family protein → MNSSVKLPNFLIIGVQKAGTTSVYNYLKEHPQVYMSPRKETNFLSKDPNKDPKDRPPLPYQKQRIDTFEKYCELFQGVTDEIAIGEASPNYMVNYKITTQQIKRYVPDAKLIAILRNPADRAYSDYLMHVRDAIGNPRGLSEQIVKKGKQSSTLKKGFYGEHLSYFFDNFDAHQTRVLLYDDLRKNSQEFMRSIYQFIGVDETYKPDTSKRAQVAKLPKNQTFNKILNTPNPLRKTTAKVLNNLLPTSVVQGFRQGLMNLNQSQEKVPPLSEEKRPELIEFYREDILKLQELINRDLSHWLG, encoded by the coding sequence ATGAACTCATCAGTTAAGTTGCCTAACTTTTTAATTATTGGTGTTCAGAAAGCAGGAACAACTTCCGTGTATAACTATCTGAAAGAACACCCTCAAGTTTACATGAGTCCTCGGAAAGAAACCAACTTTCTTTCCAAAGATCCGAATAAAGACCCTAAAGATAGACCACCTCTTCCTTACCAGAAGCAACGAATTGATACGTTTGAGAAATATTGTGAGTTATTCCAAGGAGTAACTGATGAAATCGCCATTGGTGAAGCGTCTCCTAACTATATGGTTAACTATAAAATTACAACACAACAGATTAAGCGTTATGTACCTGATGCTAAATTAATTGCTATTTTAAGAAATCCAGCCGATCGCGCCTATTCTGATTATTTGATGCATGTTCGAGATGCGATTGGTAACCCGAGGGGATTATCTGAACAGATTGTCAAAAAAGGCAAGCAATCATCTACTCTAAAAAAGGGTTTTTATGGAGAACATCTAAGCTATTTCTTTGATAATTTTGATGCACATCAGACTCGGGTTTTATTGTATGATGATTTACGCAAAAACTCCCAGGAATTCATGAGGAGTATTTATCAATTCATTGGAGTGGATGAAACGTATAAACCCGATACCTCTAAACGAGCACAGGTAGCTAAATTGCCCAAAAATCAAACCTTTAACAAAATCCTCAATACTCCTAACCCTTTGCGAAAAACAACAGCCAAGGTGTTAAATAATCTATTGCCAACAAGCGTGGTTCAAGGCTTTCGCCAAGGGCTAATGAACTTAAATCAATCCCAGGAAAAGGTTCCTCCTCTGTCAGAGGAAAAACGCCCAGAACTCATTGAATTTTATCGTGAAGATATCCTCAAGCTGCAAGAGTTAATTAACCGTGACCTTTCCCATTGGCTTGGGTAA
- the ruvA gene encoding Holliday junction branch migration protein RuvA, producing MLSYLRGTVAQVDRRSPNRVTLVLEVNGLGYEIQVTRQVGDGISEHQNEVQVFTHLIIREEQPLLYGFASSAERDLFRQLVGVSGIGAQLAIALLDTLGLSDLVQAIVTGNIKQLVRTPGVGSKTAERIALELRNKLSQWRDTSGVALPVSSTIPSALQEDVEMTLLALGYNQEEIAQALGALSQKPHLMKTQEAEDWIREAISWLS from the coding sequence ATGCTCAGTTATCTGAGGGGAACCGTTGCCCAAGTTGACCGACGATCGCCAAATCGTGTGACTCTGGTGTTGGAGGTGAATGGTTTGGGTTATGAGATCCAAGTGACTCGTCAAGTAGGCGATGGGATCTCCGAGCATCAGAATGAAGTTCAAGTGTTTACCCATTTGATAATTCGCGAGGAGCAACCCTTGTTGTATGGCTTTGCGTCCTCAGCAGAGCGGGATCTATTTCGCCAGTTGGTGGGAGTCAGTGGTATTGGGGCGCAATTGGCGATCGCTCTTTTGGATACGCTGGGGTTGTCCGATTTGGTGCAGGCGATCGTTACGGGTAATATTAAACAACTGGTACGCACTCCTGGGGTGGGCAGTAAAACAGCCGAACGTATTGCGCTAGAGTTAAGAAACAAGTTATCCCAATGGCGAGATACATCTGGAGTCGCTCTACCGGTCTCTAGTACCATTCCTTCAGCTTTGCAAGAAGATGTGGAAATGACTCTTCTCGCTTTAGGATATAACCAAGAAGAAATCGCCCAAGCGTTAGGTGCATTGAGTCAGAAACCCCATCTGATGAAAACTCAAGAGGCAGAAGATTGGATCAGGGAAGCCATTAGTTGGTTGAGTTAA